CTAATGCCTGTTGATAGTATTATATAACAAGACAAAAGTTATAAGCAAATTAATTTTGGAAGGTAAAGCGTTGACACTATGGAAGGCAGGGAGAAATGTACATTGATAAAATTGCTTCAATCTCACAAAAAATGGGTTTGCTGTTGGTAATGTTGCATAGATTGAACCATTTTCAAAAGGATTGCCGCATCGCCATAGGAAGCGTCTTGGAACAAAATCGATAGCATCCAAAAATAGGGGCTTAGAAAAATGGGGATTTATCGCTTTAGAATTTACGTTGACCACCAGTAAATAGAAAATAACTCCAAAGAAATCCCAAGACTTGTTTATAATTTCACAATATATTATTTATTTTATTTTTTTAATGAAAAACTGTTTGACTCAAAGGGAAAATAGCATTAGAGTAATATAGAAAACACTTATGTTTTTTGTCAAATTAATAAAAACATTTACTGGAAATCGTTAAGAATATATTAACTTAACAAAAAAGGTGACAGAAAAGTAACAAGGACAGCATAATTATCACTGTGTGCAATGCACAGAGCAGCAGGAATCACAAATCATCGGTTCTAGTTGTGGTGAATTTACAAAGCATGCGTTACGAAATAAGATGGGTTAATTGAATACTTTTAGATGCTAGGTTAATAATTCTTATGTTTGATAGATTTGTTAAGGAGGGTTACACTATGGCAAAAAGAAAAACAAAAACGATGGATGGGAATACAGCAGCAGCACATGTATCATATGCATTTACTGATGTTGCAGCAATATACCCTATCACACCATCCTCAACTATGGCTGAGGTAGTAGATGAGTGGGCAGCTTACGGAAGAAAAAATATCTTCGGACAAGAGGTCAAGGTTGTAGAGATGCAGTCAGAAGCCGGAGCAGCTGGAGCAGTACACGGCTCATTAGCAGCAGGCGCTTTGACTACAACATACACAGCATCTCAGGGACTGCTTCTCATGATCCCGAACATGTACAAGATCGCCGGTGAACTGCTGCCAGGCGTATTTCATGTAAGCGCAAGGACGCTGGCAGGACATGCACTCAATATCTTTGGAGACCATTCAGACGTAATGTCAGCGAGACAGACCGGTTTCGCACTTCTCGCATCAAGTTCCGTTCAGGAAGTAATGGACCTTGGCGGTATCGCACATCTTGCATCCATTAAATCAAGAATTCCTTTCATGCATTTCTTTGACGGATTCAGAACATCCCACGAAGTACAGAAAATAGAGATAATTGAAGATGAAGAATTCAAGAGCCTTGTTGACATGGAAGCGGTACAGAGATTCAGAGAGAATGCCCTTAATCCGGAGCATCCTGTAACAAGAGGTACTGCACAGAATCCTGATATCTTCTTCCAGGCAAGAGAAGCTGCAAACAAGTTCTATAATGCAGTTCCGGAAATTGTTGCAGGCTACATGAAGAAAATCAGCGATCTGACAGGAAGAGATTATCACCTGTTTGACTATGTTGGTGATCCCGAAGCAGAACAGATTATTATTGCAATGGGTTCTGTCTGTGAAACCATCGAAGAGACCATGAACCTGCTGTTAAAGCAGGGAAGAAAAGTTGGTCTTGTAAAGGTTAGATTATATCGTCCGTTCTCACCAGAAGCCATCAAGGCTGTCATTCCTAAGACAGTTAAGAAAATTGCTGTTTTGGACAGAACAAAAGAACCGGGTGCTATCGGGGATCCGCTCTATATGGACGTCAGAACCATGTACTACAATGAGAAGGATGCTCCTGAAATCTATGGAGGAAGATACGGTCTTGGTTCCAAGGATACCGTTCCCGGACAGATCGTTGCAGTATATGACAACCTGGATCAGGCTGAGCCAAAGAACCAGTTTACCATTGGTATTGTTGATGACGTAACATTCACTTCTCTGTCAACTGTAGAAGGAATTACCACTGAGCCGGAAGGAACAATCCGTTGTAAGTTCTGGGGTCTGGGTTCCGACGGTACAGTAGGAGCTAACAAGAACGCCATAAAGATCATCGGTGATGAAACAGATCTTTATGCGCAGGGATACTTTGCATATGACTCCAAGAAGTCAGGCGGAGTAACCATCTCCCACCTGAGATTCGGAAAGAGCAAGATCCAATCCACGTATCTTGTTAACGAAGCAGATTTCGTTGCATGCCACAATCAGGCATACGTTAACCAGTACAACTTACTGAAGGGCCTGAAAAAGGGCGGAACCTTTGTTCTCAACTGCAACTGGAGCGATGCAGAGCTTTCACAGCATCTGCCTGCTTCAATGAAAAGATATATTGCAAAGAATGATATCAATTTCTATAGCATCGATGCTACCGAGATTGCAAGTGAAATCGGACTTGGAAACAGAATTAACATGGTCATGCAGGCTGCCTTCTTCAAACTGGCAAACGTAATTCCGGTAGAAGATGCAGTGAAATACCTGAAGGAAGCTGTTGAACACTCCTATGGTAAGAAGGGCGAAAAGATCGTCAGCATGAACAATGCAGCTATTGACAGAGGTATCACCGATATCAAGAAGGTTGAAGTTCCTGCAGATTGGGCTGACGCTAAGGATGATGCAAACACAAAGCTTGAAGTTCCTGAATTTATCGAAGAGGTTCTCATTCCAATGACGAGACAGGAAGGCGATGATCTGCCTGTAAGCGCATTCTCCGGAAGAGAAGATGGAACCTTCCCAGCAGGAACCTCCGCATATGAAAAGAGAGGCGTTGCAGTTCAGCTGCCACTTTGGAAACACGAAAACTGTATCCAGTGTAATCAGTGCTCCTTCGTATGTCCGCATGCTTCCATTCGTCCGGTTCTCGTAAATGAAGAGGAAAAAGCAAATGCTCCCGAAGGATTTGAAACACTGAAAGCGATTGGAAAAGGTCTGGAAGGACTTGAATACAGAATACAACTTTCCCCACTGGATTGTATGGGCTGCGGAAACTGCGCAGATATTTGCCCTGCAAAACAGAAGGCACTGGTAATGCTGCCGTTTGCTGAAGTTGCCGACGCAGAAACAGACAAGTGGAACTACTTTACAAAACTTCCTGTAAGAGATAAGCTTCTTTCAAAGGAAAGTGTAAAAGGAAGCCAGTTTGCAAAACCATATATTGAATTCTCAGGAGCCTGCGCAGGCTGCGGAGAAACACCATATATCAAGCTCATCACACAGCTTTACGGCGACAGAATGATGATTGCTAATGCAACAGGTTGTTCCTCCATCTGGGGAGCATCCGCACCGTCCACTCCTTACTGTGCAGACGAAAATGGAAGAGGACCTTCATGGGCAAACTCACTGTTCGAAGACAATGCAGAGTACGGCTTCGGTATGTTCATCGCAACAAAGCAGATGAGAGAAAAGCTTGAAGATTGCGCAAATGCACTGCTGGCTCTCAATATTCCTGCAGATCTTAAAGCTGCGCTTGAAGGATGGCTAGCGTCAAAGGATGACGGAAATGAATCCAGAGTTGCCAGCGATAAACTGCTGGAAGCAATCAATGCTTTAAAGACTGACGATAAGGAAATTGCAGAACTCGTAAAAGATATTGATGATAGAAAAGACTTCCTGGTCAAAAAATCCGTATGGGCACTGGGCGGCGACGGCTGGGCTTATGACATCGGTTATGGCGGTCTGGATCACGTTCTTGCTTCCGGCGAAAATGTGAACATCCTCGTATTTGATACAGAAGTATACTCCAATACCGGAGGACAGTCTTCCAAATCTACTCCAGTTGCAGCAATTGCTAAGTTTGCGGCATCCGGAAAGAGAATTAAGAAGAAGGATCTGGGTATGATGGCTATGTCCTACGGCTATGTATATGTAGCCCAGGTAGGAATGGGTGCTGACAAGAATCAGTTCATGAAGGCAGTCATCGAGGCAGAAAAGTATGACGGACCTTCCATCATCATCGCTTATGCTCCTTGTATCAACCACGGAATTAAGAAGGGCATGGGCAAAGCTCAGGAGAACATCAAGGATGCTGTCGATGCAGGTTACTGGCACTTGTACAGATTCAATCCGGAGCTCAAGAAGGAAGGAAAGAATCCGTTTACGCTGGATTCCAAAGCACCTACTACAAACTTCAGAGACTTTATCCTTGGTCAGGTTAGATACTCTTCCCTGGCACAGGAATTCCCAGAGGTTGCTGACAAGCTATTTGAGATGTCTGAAGAAAATGCAAAAGATCGTTATGAGAGCTACAAGAGACTGGCGGATCATCAATAATCTAAACTGAATAGAACAATAAACATCCATTACAAGCACCCCTTGCCCAATCTGGGCAAGGGGTCTTCTTTCTTCTGACTATGCAAAGATAAATTTCCGAATGTATAAGAATAAAAAAATGATATATAATAGGTATGAACACTGTTTAGACTGGAAAATAGCGGTGTTAAAAATGAATTCGGGCTACTTTATGCAATTACTCTTATAATTAGATAAAAAGTTACAAAAAGAGGTTGACAATGCTTGCCGTGTTTGTTAAGATTATCATTACTGTCAAGTGCTTCAGTAAATTCTGAGATCTTGACATTCATAGTGAAAGCCGACGGAAATTACAAATCCTAGATTTGTGAACAGCCAGTCTAGATTCTGTCAGAGGTATTGAATCCTAAAGCAGAATGGTAAAAAAAGATGAAAAAAGTCACAAAAATGAGTTGACAGAAACAAGCATCTTTGATACTATGAATAAGCACCTTTCGAGACGAGCTTAACGCTCTGAAAGAAAGGCGCAGCCCTCAAAAGACGGACAGTCGAGCTTCGAAAGGAGCCGAAAAAAAGTTAAAAAAGAGGGTTGACAAAGAAGCGTAGATGCGATATGATATAAAAGTTCGCTAAACGCGGATGCTTCGAAAGAAGCGATGAACCTTGACAACTCCATAGTGCAGAAATTTAGTCAAAGAGATCTTAGCTGATCTCGGAAAACTAAAGTACAAATACAATCAGCAATGATTGGTAAGACAAATTCAAACTTGTTTGAAGGAGTCAACGTACAATTCTTTGAAAAAAAACAATAATTCTGAGATTCGTATGCCATATGAAAATATGCAAATGAAAATTAGAACAAAGCGAAACGCAAACGCGTTTTACTGAGCAAGATTTAACTGCTTGAGTAATCAAGTATTAAATACCATTTATTAAGAGTTTGATCCTGGCTCAGGATGAACGCTGGCGGCGTGCCTAACACATGCAAGTCGAGCGGTATATACTTAAATGAAACTTCGGTCGAGTGAGAGTATAGAGAGCGGCGGACGGGTGAGTAACGCGTAGGCAACCTGCCCCATACAGAGGGATAGCCTCGGGAAACCGGGATTAAAACCTCATAACGCGAGGGAGTCACATGGCTTCTTCGCCAAAGATTTATCGGTATGGGATGGGCCTGCGTCTGATTAGCTAGTTGGTGGGGTAACGGCCTACCAAGGCAACGATCAGTAGCCGACCTGAGAGGGTAATCGGCCACATTGGAACTGAGACACGGTCCAAACTCCTACGGGAGGCAGCAGTGGGGAATATTGCACAATGGGCGAAAGCCTGATGCAGCAACGCCGCGTGAGCGATGAAGGCCTTTGGGTCGTAAAGCTCTGTCCTTGGGGAAGAATAAATGACGGTACCCTTGAGGAAGCCCCGGCTAACTACGTGCCAGCAGCCGCGGTAATACGTAGGGGGCAAGCGTTATCCGGAATTATTGGGCGTAAAGAGTGCGTAGGTGGTTTTGTAAGCGCGGGGTGAAAGGCAATGGCTCAACCATTGTAAGCCTTGCGAACTGCAAGACTTGAGTGCAGGAGAGGAAAGTGGAATTCCTAGTGTAGCGGTGAAATGCGTAGATATTAGGAGGAACACCAGTGGCGAAGGCGACTTTCTGGACTGTAACTGACACTGAGGCACGAAAGCGTGGGGAGCAAACAGGATTAGATACCCTGGTAGTCCACGCCGTAAACGATGAGCACTAGGTGTCGGGGCCGCAAGGTTTCGGTGCCGCAGTTAACGCATTAAGTGCTCCGCCTGGGGAGTACGCACGCAAGTGTGAAACTCAAAGGAATTGACGGGGACCCGCACAAGCAGCGGAGCATGTGGTTTAATTCGAAGCAACGCGAAGAACCTTACCAGGACTTGACATCCCTCTGACAGTCCCTTAACCGGGATCTCTCGGAGCAGAGGAGACAGGTGGTGCATGGTTGTCGTCAGCTCGTGTCGTGAGATGTTGGGTTAAGTCCCGCAACGAGCGCAACCCTTGTCATTAGTTGCCAGCAGTTCGGCTGGGCACTCTAGTGAGACTGCCGGGGATAACTCGGAGGAAGGTGGGGATGACGTCAAATCATCATGCCCCTTATGTTCTGGGCTACACACGTGCTACAATGGCTGGTACAAAGAGAAGCGAGACGGTGACGTGGAGCAAATCTCAAAAACCAGTCCCAGTTCGGATTGTAGGCTGCAACTCGCCTACATGAAGTCGGAGTTGCTAGTAATCGCGAATCAGAATGTCGCGGTGAATGCGTTCCCGGGTCTTGTACACACCGCCCGTCACACCATGGAAGTTGGGGGCGCCCGAAGTCGGTCAGTTAATAGGCTGCCTAAGGCGAAATCAATGACTGGGGTGAAGTCGTAACAAGGTAGCCGTATCGGAAGGTGCGGCTGGATCACCTCCTTTCTAAGGAGACTTAAATTTCTGCACTATGAGTTTAATAAATTGGCGTGTATGCGCCGGAAGAATTTCGCAGAGCAAGGCGCAGCGAGTGAGTGCGATGGGCACGTATTAATATACGTAAGCAAGCACGAAGGAACCTGCAACGAAGCAATGCGGAATTTTAACAAGCATGGGGAATTAGCTCAGCTGGGAGAGCACCTGCCTTGCACGCAGGGGGTCAAGAGTTCGATCCTCTTATTCTCCACCATGAATCTTTTTAGAAGATTCTTTTTTAACGGGGAAAAAGCCGCTGATGCTGTAGATTCCCAAAACAACACAGAACTCCAATGATCTTCACAGGGGATCAGGAAGAGCAATGTACCTTGAAAACTGAACAATGCAAAATATATTTCGAATTAACAACGAAATCGAGGTTGTGTAGAAATACACAGCAAAAGTTAAAAACTAAGTAAAGTCTTTTCTAGATCTTAACGGATCGAAAGAGACTGTAAAGGGTTTTAACTACAATTTCAATAATTTGAACCGAGAAACCAGAAAAATTACTGAGTTAATTAACAAAGTAAACCAACGCTGTCTAACGCAGACAGCAAATCACTTTTGGTCAAGTGAATAAGAGCATAAGGTGAATGCCTTGGCACTAGGAGCCGAAGAAGGACGTGGCAAGCTGCGATAAGCTGCGGGCAGGAGCAAACATCCGTCAATCCGCAGATTTCCGAATGAGGAAACTCACTTGTGGTAATGCGCAAGTACCCTGTACTGAATTCATAGGTACAGAGGAGGTAACCCGGGGAACTGAAACATCTAAGTACCCGGAGGAAGAGAAAGAAACATCGATTCCCTAAGTAGCGGCGAGCGAACGGGGAAGAGCCCAAACCGGATTTATCCGGGGTTGTGGACCACTCATAACGTGAAGCGTTCATAGTCGAAGCGAACTGGAAAGTTCGGCCGTAGAGGGTAAAAGCCCCGTAGGCGAAATGGACTAATCATAGAGTGGCACCAGAGTACCACCAGGCACGTGAAACCTGGTGGGAAGCAGGGGGGCCCACCCCCCAAGGCTAAATACTACCTAGTGACCGATAGAGAATAGTACCGTGAGGGAAAGGTGAAAAGAACCCCGGGAGGGGAGTGAAATAGAACCTGAAACCTTATGCTTACAAGCAAAGGGAGCGCAAGTGACCTTGTACTTTTTGTAGAACGGGCCAACGAGTTATGGTATGTAGCAAGGTTAAGGTGCTGGAGCACCGGAGCCGAAGCGAAAGCGAGTCTGAATAGGGCGTCAAGTTGCATGCTGTAGACCCGAAACCGGGTGACCTATCCATGTGCAGGTTGAAGTATCCGTAAAAGGATATGGAGGACCGAACTCATGTCTGTTGAAAAGGCTGGGATGACGTGTGGATAGCGGTGAAATTCCAATCGAACCCGGATATAGCTGGTTCTCCTCGAAATAGCTTTAGGGCTAGCCTCAGTCAAAGATACTCGGAGGTAGAGCACTGAATGTTCTAGGGGCCTTCACCGGTTACCGAAAACTATCAAACTCCGAATGCCGAGATATTGTTTACTGGGAGTCAGACTGTGTGAGATAAGTTTCATAGTCGAAAGGGAAACAGCCCAGACCAACAGCTAAGGTCCCAAAATGTAAGTTAAGTGGAAAAGGATGTGGAGCTGCATAGACAACTAGGATGTTGGCTTAGAAGCAGCCACTCATTTAAAGAGTGCGTAATAGCTCACTAGTCGAGTGGCTCTGCGCCGAAGATAAACGGGGCTAAAACTTACTACCGAAGCTTTGGAATGATTCTAACGAATCATTGGTAGAGGAGCATCGTATGCGGGTAGAAGCTGTATCGTAAGGTATGGTGGACTGCATACGAGAGAGAATGTTGGCATGAGTAGCGTAAGGCAGGTGAGAATCCTGCCCACCGAAAATCTAAGGTTTCCTGAGGAAGGTTCGTCCACTCAGGGTAAGTCGGGACCTAAGCCGAGGACGAAGGTCGTAGGCGATGGACAACTGGTTGAGATTCCAGTACCACCGAAAATCGTTTGAGCGATGTGGGGACACAGAAGGATAAGCTGAGCGCGCCGTTGGTTGAGCGCGTCTAAGCGTCAAGGGAGATCTGGTAGGCAAATCCGCCGGATCAATTCTGAGGCGTTATGGGAGGGAAATTAAAGTACCGAAGCAGCTGATTTCACACTGTCGAGAAAAGCCGCTAGCGAGATCGTAGGTGCCCGTACCGCAAACCGACACAGGTAGATGAGGAGAGAATCCTAAGGTGAGCGAGAGAACTATTGTTAAGGAACTCGGCAAAATAACCCCGTAACTTCGGGAGGGTGCCAGCGCAAGCTGGCCGCAGTGAAAAGGCCCAGGCGACTGTTTACCAAAACACAGGTCTCTGCTAAAGCGAAAGCTGATGTATAGGCTGACGCCTGCCCGGTGCTGGAAGGTTAAGGGGACTGCTTAGAGCAATCGAAGGCATGAACTTAAGCCCCAGTAAACGGCGGCCGTAACTATAACGGTCCTAAGGTAGCGAAATTCCTTGTCGGGTAAGTTCCGACCCGCACGAAAGGCGTAACGATCTGGGCACTGTCTCAACAATAGACTCGGTGAAATTGTAGTACCGGTAAAGATGCCGGTTACCCGCAGGACGGAAAGACCCCGTGGAGCTTTACTGTAGCTTGATATTGGATTTCGGCGTTGCATGTACAGGATAGGTGGGAGACTATGAAACCAGGACGCCAGTTTTGGTGGAGTCACCGTTGGGATACCACTCTTGTAACGTTGAAATTCTAACTGTGCGCTGTTATCCAGCGTCAGGACAGTGTCAGGTGGGCAGTTTGACTGGGGCGGTCGCCTCCTAAAGAGTAACGGAGGCGCCCAAAGGTTCCCTCAGCGCGGTCGGAAATCGCGCGAAGAGTGTAAAGGCAGAAGGGAGCTTGACTGCGAGACATACAGGTCGAGCAGGGACGAAAGTCGGGCTTAGTGATCCGGTGGTTCCGAGTGGAAGGGCCATCGCTCAACGGATAAAAGCTACCCCGGGGATAACAGGCTTATACCCCCCAAGAGTCCACATCGACGGGGGTGTTTGGCACCTCGATGTCGGCTCGTCTCATCCTGGGGCTGAAGTAGGTCCCAAGGGTTGGGCTGTTCGCCCATTAAAGAGGTACGCGAGCTGGGTTCAGAACGTCGTGAGACAGTTCGGTCCCTATCCGCTGTGGGCGTTGGAAATTTGAGTGGAGCTGTCCTTAGTACGAGAGGACCGGGATGGACATACCTCTGGTGCACCAGTTGTTCTGCCAAGAGCACGGCTGGGTAGCTATGTATGGACGGGATAAGCGCTGAAAGCATCTAAGTGCGAAGCCCCCCACAAGAATAGATTTCCTCCAGAAATGGTAAGACCCGTGAGAGACTATCACGTTGATAGGTCGGAGGTGTAAGTGCAGCAATGCATTCAGCTGACCGATACTAATAGGTCGAACGCTTGACCATTGATTTCAAGGTAAAATATTTTGACATTGTTCAGTTTTGAGGGTACAACAACTATCTTGAAAATGTACTTTCAAAAATCGTGAATACGATTCAAACTTGTGAAAACCTTTTACTTAATGCATGCAGTGAGTAAAAGGATAAACAAGAAGATCTGGTGACAATAGCGAAGAGGTCACACCTGTTCCCATCTCGAACACAGTAGTTAAGCTCTTCAGCGCTGATGATACTTGGCGGGCAGCTGCCTGGGAAAGTAGGACGTCGCCGGTTTTTAGAAAAAAGACATTCCATTCGGA
This genomic window from Clostridiales bacterium contains:
- the nifJ gene encoding pyruvate:ferredoxin (flavodoxin) oxidoreductase, with translation MAKRKTKTMDGNTAAAHVSYAFTDVAAIYPITPSSTMAEVVDEWAAYGRKNIFGQEVKVVEMQSEAGAAGAVHGSLAAGALTTTYTASQGLLLMIPNMYKIAGELLPGVFHVSARTLAGHALNIFGDHSDVMSARQTGFALLASSSVQEVMDLGGIAHLASIKSRIPFMHFFDGFRTSHEVQKIEIIEDEEFKSLVDMEAVQRFRENALNPEHPVTRGTAQNPDIFFQAREAANKFYNAVPEIVAGYMKKISDLTGRDYHLFDYVGDPEAEQIIIAMGSVCETIEETMNLLLKQGRKVGLVKVRLYRPFSPEAIKAVIPKTVKKIAVLDRTKEPGAIGDPLYMDVRTMYYNEKDAPEIYGGRYGLGSKDTVPGQIVAVYDNLDQAEPKNQFTIGIVDDVTFTSLSTVEGITTEPEGTIRCKFWGLGSDGTVGANKNAIKIIGDETDLYAQGYFAYDSKKSGGVTISHLRFGKSKIQSTYLVNEADFVACHNQAYVNQYNLLKGLKKGGTFVLNCNWSDAELSQHLPASMKRYIAKNDINFYSIDATEIASEIGLGNRINMVMQAAFFKLANVIPVEDAVKYLKEAVEHSYGKKGEKIVSMNNAAIDRGITDIKKVEVPADWADAKDDANTKLEVPEFIEEVLIPMTRQEGDDLPVSAFSGREDGTFPAGTSAYEKRGVAVQLPLWKHENCIQCNQCSFVCPHASIRPVLVNEEEKANAPEGFETLKAIGKGLEGLEYRIQLSPLDCMGCGNCADICPAKQKALVMLPFAEVADAETDKWNYFTKLPVRDKLLSKESVKGSQFAKPYIEFSGACAGCGETPYIKLITQLYGDRMMIANATGCSSIWGASAPSTPYCADENGRGPSWANSLFEDNAEYGFGMFIATKQMREKLEDCANALLALNIPADLKAALEGWLASKDDGNESRVASDKLLEAINALKTDDKEIAELVKDIDDRKDFLVKKSVWALGGDGWAYDIGYGGLDHVLASGENVNILVFDTEVYSNTGGQSSKSTPVAAIAKFAASGKRIKKKDLGMMAMSYGYVYVAQVGMGADKNQFMKAVIEAEKYDGPSIIIAYAPCINHGIKKGMGKAQENIKDAVDAGYWHLYRFNPELKKEGKNPFTLDSKAPTTNFRDFILGQVRYSSLAQEFPEVADKLFEMSEENAKDRYESYKRLADHQ